From the genome of Rhizobium binae, one region includes:
- a CDS encoding oxygen-dependent tRNA uridine(34) hydroxylase TrhO produces the protein MTDSLTHTGPFLVAALYHFVSVPRFASMQAPLQALCEENGVKGTLLLAHEGINGTIAGPDSGIGTVLAFLRAQPEFASLEHKESRASKMPFLRLKVKLKKEIVTMGVEDIDPNKVVGTYVAPQDWNALISDPDTIVIDTRNDYETAIGTFRGALDPKTKTFREFPDWVRQNTGLHNKPKIAMYCTGGIRCEKATAFMKAEGFDEVYHLKGGILKYLEDVPQEESLWDGACFVFDERVSVEHGLKEGEHKLCHACRNPITAEEITSPLYEEGVSCSHCYHARTEEDRLRYRQRQHQIALARKRGQRHIGS, from the coding sequence ATGACCGACAGCCTGACGCACACCGGCCCGTTCCTCGTAGCGGCGCTCTACCATTTCGTTTCAGTGCCGCGCTTTGCGAGCATGCAGGCGCCGTTGCAAGCGCTTTGCGAAGAAAACGGCGTCAAGGGAACGCTGCTTCTGGCGCATGAGGGTATCAACGGCACGATCGCGGGACCGGATTCCGGCATCGGCACCGTGCTCGCCTTCCTGCGTGCCCAGCCGGAATTTGCGAGCCTGGAGCACAAGGAAAGCCGCGCGTCGAAAATGCCTTTCCTGCGCCTGAAGGTGAAGTTGAAGAAGGAAATCGTCACCATGGGTGTCGAAGACATCGACCCCAACAAGGTGGTCGGCACCTATGTGGCGCCTCAGGACTGGAACGCGTTGATTTCCGACCCTGATACGATCGTCATCGACACCCGCAACGACTATGAAACGGCGATCGGCACGTTTCGCGGCGCGCTCGACCCGAAGACGAAGACGTTCCGCGAATTTCCAGATTGGGTGCGCCAGAATACCGGTCTGCACAACAAGCCGAAGATCGCCATGTACTGCACCGGCGGCATACGCTGCGAGAAGGCCACGGCCTTCATGAAGGCTGAGGGCTTCGATGAGGTCTATCATCTCAAGGGCGGCATCCTCAAATATCTGGAGGACGTCCCGCAGGAGGAAAGCCTCTGGGATGGCGCCTGCTTCGTGTTCGACGAACGTGTTTCGGTCGAGCATGGGCTGAAGGAGGGCGAACACAAGCTTTGCCACGCCTGCCGCAATCCGATCACCGCCGAGGAAATCACCTCGCCGCTCTACGAGGAAGGCGTTTCCTGCAGCCACTGTTATCACGCGCGCACCGAGGAAGACCGGCTGCGCTACCGTCAGCGGCAGCATCAGATCGCGCTGGCAAGAAAGCGCGGCCAGCGCCATATCGGCAGCTAA
- a CDS encoding putative bifunctional diguanylate cyclase/phosphodiesterase — MQILGKSQGKRSGIGRHITVTVVLFSFAVIVAVATIMVLTAIERVAENANVLDDQRSRETTIGALKTFEDQLGATLDDYAAWDDAAANVYAPDGMAWTVSNYGEMSVNSSLFDMAVVIDDAKNSIIAYRDGKPMEEALTDFFAPSLWKLLDTVKAAGPADIPQAVGFVSTKRGIAAAGVALVRQKSGALDVPAGLHRYLIFARHLDDERVSALGQTYVIGGLRLAPATFKADYLVPIVDPMGATLGKLVWTSRSPGNVAYAQVRPMVIEALGLVGMFFVVLLAIGWFAGRRLKAEENMAREEALRDRLSGLSNRDGLGLAVDRFVAEARQSKRNVLLLYLDLDGFKEVNDSYGHGTGDQLIRAVAAGLKVLIPQGAVLARIGGDEFAIAFLSDGENAAALQLSEQILDFLVDPLEIGRRVVVVGASIGIAMSPAGTIEREELVRRSDLAMYKAKEAGRARMTLYDPSMDADREQRNALELDLRNAIESGDLTLAYQPLVDATTQALTGVEALVRWNRPGHGPVSPEVFIPIAETSGLIESLGLFVLRKACETAKQWPELNVSVNVSPGQFRNPAFTDYVRYVLKQTEIEASRITLEITEGYMIQNPQRTRQSIERLKGLGVKVALDDFGSGFSSIGYLRQFGFDRIKIDRSLVMGVNEDKRQREMLQATVALARSLDIPVTAEGIETEGQAVAMRLFGCDCLQGYLFGKPMVAERITDMLNELRAAEPSSLRRLGAA, encoded by the coding sequence ATGCAGATACTCGGAAAATCGCAGGGCAAGAGATCGGGAATAGGCCGTCACATCACCGTCACGGTCGTCCTGTTCTCCTTTGCTGTCATCGTCGCGGTCGCAACTATCATGGTGTTGACGGCAATTGAACGCGTGGCTGAAAATGCCAATGTCCTAGATGACCAGCGCTCGCGTGAAACGACCATCGGCGCGTTGAAGACCTTCGAAGATCAACTCGGGGCGACGCTCGACGATTATGCCGCCTGGGACGATGCGGCCGCCAATGTTTACGCGCCTGATGGAATGGCGTGGACGGTCAGCAACTATGGCGAGATGTCGGTCAACAGTTCGCTTTTTGATATGGCGGTCGTCATCGATGACGCGAAGAATTCGATCATCGCCTATCGCGACGGCAAGCCGATGGAGGAGGCGCTCACGGATTTCTTCGCGCCTTCTCTCTGGAAGCTGCTCGATACGGTCAAAGCGGCCGGCCCCGCGGACATACCTCAGGCCGTCGGTTTCGTCAGCACCAAACGGGGGATTGCCGCTGCCGGCGTGGCGCTGGTACGGCAAAAATCCGGGGCGCTCGATGTGCCTGCCGGTCTACATCGCTATCTCATTTTCGCCCGTCATCTCGATGACGAGAGGGTGAGCGCGCTCGGTCAGACCTACGTCATCGGCGGGTTAAGGTTGGCGCCGGCGACGTTCAAAGCCGATTATCTCGTGCCCATCGTCGATCCGATGGGGGCGACGCTCGGCAAACTCGTCTGGACCTCGCGTTCACCGGGGAATGTGGCCTATGCCCAGGTGCGGCCGATGGTCATCGAGGCTCTCGGTCTGGTCGGCATGTTCTTCGTGGTGCTGCTCGCGATCGGCTGGTTCGCCGGCCGCCGCCTGAAGGCGGAGGAAAACATGGCTCGCGAGGAGGCACTGCGCGACAGGCTGAGCGGGCTGTCCAATCGCGACGGCCTGGGGCTCGCCGTCGACCGTTTTGTCGCCGAAGCCCGTCAGAGCAAGCGCAATGTTCTGCTCCTCTATCTCGACCTCGACGGTTTCAAGGAAGTCAATGACAGCTATGGACACGGCACCGGCGACCAATTGATCCGGGCGGTTGCGGCCGGGCTCAAAGTATTGATTCCGCAAGGCGCGGTGCTCGCGCGCATCGGCGGCGACGAGTTCGCAATCGCCTTTCTCTCCGACGGCGAGAATGCCGCCGCGCTGCAGCTTTCCGAGCAAATCCTCGATTTTCTGGTCGACCCCCTGGAGATTGGTCGCCGCGTTGTTGTCGTCGGGGCCAGCATCGGCATCGCCATGTCGCCTGCCGGTACGATCGAGCGCGAGGAACTGGTACGCCGCTCCGATCTTGCCATGTACAAGGCGAAGGAGGCCGGCCGCGCGCGCATGACGCTCTACGATCCGTCGATGGATGCGGACCGCGAGCAGCGCAATGCGCTGGAGCTCGATCTCAGAAACGCCATCGAAAGCGGCGACCTGACGCTTGCCTATCAGCCACTGGTCGATGCAACCACGCAGGCGCTGACCGGCGTCGAGGCGCTCGTGCGCTGGAACCGCCCGGGCCATGGCCCTGTTTCGCCCGAAGTATTCATTCCGATCGCCGAGACCAGCGGCCTGATCGAATCGCTCGGCCTGTTCGTGCTGCGCAAAGCCTGCGAGACGGCCAAACAATGGCCGGAACTCAACGTTTCGGTCAACGTCTCGCCCGGCCAGTTCCGCAATCCCGCCTTCACCGACTATGTGCGCTATGTCTTGAAGCAGACGGAGATCGAGGCCAGCCGCATCACGCTGGAGATCACCGAAGGCTACATGATCCAGAATCCGCAGCGCACTCGCCAGTCGATCGAACGGCTGAAGGGGCTGGGAGTGAAAGTGGCGCTCGACGACTTCGGCTCCGGCTTCTCCTCGATCGGTTATCTCAGGCAGTTCGGCTTCGACCGCATCAAGATCGACCGCTCGTTGGTGATGGGCGTCAACGAGGACAAGCGCCAGCGCGAAATGCTGCAGGCAACGGTGGCGCTCGCCCGCTCGCTCGACATCCCGGTGACGGCTGAAGGCATCGAGACCGAGGGACAGGCCGTCGCCATGCGCCTGTTCGGTTGCGACTGCCTGCAAGGCTACTTGTTCGGAAAGCCGATGGTGGCCGAGCGAATTACTGACATGCTCAACGAGCTTCGTGCTGCGGAGCCGTCGAGCCTGCGCCGTCTCGGCGCGGCCTGA
- a CDS encoding GH1 family beta-glucosidase — translation MIDAKTLADRFPGDFTFGVATAAFQIEGASKADGRKPSIWDAFCNMPGRVHNRDNGDVACDHYNRLEQDLDLIKEMGVEAYRFSIAWPRIVPDGTGPVNEAGLDFYDRLVDGCKARGIKTFATLYHWDLPLLLAGDGGWTARSTAYAYQRYAKTVMNRLGDRLDAVATFNEPWCIVWLSHLYGFHAPGERNMQAALHAMHYMNLAHGLGVEAIRSESPTVPVGLVLNAASIIPGSSSPADLAAAERAHQFHNGAFFDPVFKGEYPKAFVEALGDRMPVIEDGDLKLISQKLDWWGLNYYTPERVADDTDRRSDFPWTVKARPASDVKTDIGWEIYAPGLRLLAEDLYRRYDLPECYITENGACDNTAVADGEVDDTMRLDYLGDHLDVVAGLIKDGYPMRGYFAWSLMDNFEWAEGYRMRFGLVHVDYETQLRTVKKSGKWYRDLAAQFPKGNHRPGEI, via the coding sequence ATGATCGATGCGAAGACGCTTGCAGACCGCTTTCCTGGCGATTTCACCTTTGGCGTCGCCACCGCCGCCTTCCAGATCGAAGGTGCGAGCAAGGCCGACGGGCGCAAGCCATCCATCTGGGACGCTTTCTGCAACATGCCCGGGCGCGTCCACAATCGCGATAATGGCGACGTTGCCTGCGATCACTATAACCGGCTGGAGCAGGATCTCGATCTCATCAAGGAGATGGGCGTCGAGGCCTATCGCTTCTCGATCGCCTGGCCGCGCATCGTCCCGGACGGCACGGGTCCGGTGAATGAGGCCGGTCTCGATTTCTACGATCGGCTCGTCGACGGCTGCAAGGCGCGCGGGATCAAGACCTTCGCAACGCTCTACCATTGGGATCTGCCGCTGCTGCTAGCCGGTGACGGCGGCTGGACGGCGCGTTCGACCGCCTACGCCTATCAGCGCTACGCCAAGACGGTGATGAACCGGCTTGGTGACCGCCTCGATGCCGTCGCGACCTTCAACGAACCCTGGTGCATCGTCTGGCTCAGCCACCTCTACGGATTCCATGCGCCGGGCGAGCGCAACATGCAGGCCGCCCTTCACGCCATGCACTATATGAACCTTGCGCACGGCCTCGGCGTCGAAGCGATCCGTTCGGAGTCCCCGACCGTTCCGGTCGGGCTTGTGCTCAACGCCGCCTCGATCATTCCCGGATCCAGCAGCCCTGCCGACCTCGCCGCCGCCGAGCGCGCGCATCAGTTCCACAACGGCGCCTTCTTCGACCCAGTCTTCAAGGGCGAATATCCCAAGGCATTCGTCGAGGCGCTCGGTGACCGCATGCCTGTCATCGAGGACGGTGACCTGAAGCTGATCAGCCAGAAGCTCGACTGGTGGGGTCTGAATTATTACACGCCCGAGCGCGTCGCCGACGATACCGATCGCAGGAGCGATTTTCCCTGGACCGTGAAAGCGCGGCCGGCTAGCGACGTCAAGACCGACATCGGCTGGGAAATCTATGCGCCGGGCCTGAGGCTCCTGGCCGAGGATCTCTACCGCCGCTACGATCTGCCGGAATGCTACATCACCGAGAACGGTGCCTGCGACAACACAGCTGTCGCCGATGGCGAGGTCGATGACACGATGCGCCTCGACTATCTTGGCGACCATCTCGATGTCGTGGCCGGCCTCATCAAGGACGGCTACCCCATGCGCGGCTATTTCGCCTGGAGCCTCATGGACAATTTCGAATGGGCGGAAGGCTACCGCATGCGCTTCGGCCTCGTGCATGTCGATTATGAGACACAGCTGCGGACGGTGAAGAAGAGCGGCAAATGGTATCGCGACCTCGCGGCACAATTTCCCAAAGGCAATCACAGGCCGGGTGAGATCTGA
- a CDS encoding Gfo/Idh/MocA family protein — translation MAIEASSEQTREPRIRLGMVGGGAGAFIGAVHRIAARIDDQYDLIAGALSSTPEKAVQSGRDLGLDPSRTYSSYREMAIREAKLKNGIEAVAIVTPNHVHYDAAKEFLKRGIHVICDKPLTSNLVDAKKLKKVADESGALFVLTHNYTGYPMVRQAREMIANGELGDIRVVQAEYPQDWLTEAVEQTGQKQAAWRTDPAQSGVGGSTGDIGTHAYNLASFISGLELDSLAADLDSFVPGRRLDDNAHVMLRFKAKGSEKPAKGMLWCSQVAPGHENGLMVRIYGSRGGLEWTQKDPNYLWYTPFGEPKRLITRGGAGAGAAAGRVTRVPSGHPEGYLEAFATIYTEAAHAINARKKGTAVDKGVVYPTVDDGVKGVAFVEACVASSRKNGAWVKL, via the coding sequence ATGGCAATCGAAGCATCATCCGAACAGACTCGCGAGCCGCGCATTCGGCTTGGCATGGTAGGCGGCGGCGCGGGCGCGTTCATCGGCGCGGTGCACCGGATCGCGGCGCGGATCGACGATCAGTACGACCTCATCGCCGGGGCGCTGTCGTCGACGCCTGAAAAGGCCGTGCAGTCCGGCCGCGACCTCGGCCTCGATCCGTCGCGAACCTATTCCAGCTATCGCGAAATGGCGATCCGCGAGGCGAAGCTGAAGAACGGCATCGAGGCGGTGGCGATCGTTACGCCGAACCATGTGCATTACGACGCGGCCAAGGAATTTCTGAAGCGCGGCATCCATGTCATCTGCGACAAGCCGCTGACATCGAACCTTGTCGATGCGAAGAAGCTGAAAAAGGTCGCCGACGAAAGCGGCGCGCTCTTCGTGCTGACGCACAATTACACCGGTTATCCGATGGTCCGCCAGGCGCGCGAGATGATCGCCAACGGCGAACTCGGTGACATCAGGGTCGTCCAGGCTGAATACCCGCAGGACTGGCTGACGGAAGCGGTCGAGCAGACCGGCCAGAAACAGGCCGCCTGGCGCACGGATCCCGCCCAGTCCGGCGTCGGTGGCTCCACCGGCGATATCGGCACGCACGCCTATAACCTGGCCTCCTTCATATCAGGCCTGGAACTCGACAGTCTGGCGGCCGATCTCGACAGTTTCGTGCCCGGACGCCGGCTGGATGACAATGCCCATGTGATGTTGCGCTTCAAGGCTAAGGGCTCGGAGAAGCCGGCTAAGGGCATGCTCTGGTGCAGCCAGGTCGCGCCCGGCCATGAAAACGGCCTGATGGTCCGCATCTACGGCAGCAGGGGTGGTCTGGAATGGACGCAGAAGGATCCGAATTACCTCTGGTACACGCCTTTCGGCGAGCCGAAGCGGCTGATCACCCGTGGCGGGGCCGGCGCCGGTGCGGCCGCCGGCCGTGTTACACGCGTACCCTCAGGCCATCCGGAGGGTTATCTCGAGGCCTTCGCGACGATCTATACGGAAGCCGCACATGCGATCAACGCCCGCAAGAAGGGCACAGCGGTTGACAAGGGGGTGGTCTATCCGACCGTCGACGACGGCGTGAAGGGTGTGGCCTTCGTGGAGGCCTGTGTTGCCTCGTCCAGGAAAAACGGCGCCTGGGTGAAGCTCTGA
- a CDS encoding sugar phosphate isomerase/epimerase family protein, translated as MKTIKGPGLFLGQFAGDAAPFNSWDAITKWAADIGYKGVQVPSWASQLIDLKKAATSKDYCDEFAGKARENGIEITELSTHLQGQLVAVHPAYDEAFDGFAAPEVRGNPKARQEWAVEQVKMALTASKNLGLKAHATFSGALAWPFIYPWPQRPAGLVETAFDELARRWTPILNHAEENGIDVCYEIHPGEDLHDGITFEMFLERVKNHPRANMLYDPSHYVLQCLDYLDNIDIYKDRIKMFHVKDAEFNPTGRQGVYGGYQGWVERAGRFRSLGDGQVDFGAVFSKMTANNFDGWAVVEWECALKHPEDGAREGAEFVAAHIIRVTEKAFDDFAGSGTDQAANRRMLGL; from the coding sequence ATGAAGACGATCAAGGGCCCCGGCCTATTCCTTGGCCAGTTCGCAGGTGATGCCGCGCCTTTCAACTCATGGGATGCCATCACCAAGTGGGCAGCCGATATCGGCTACAAAGGCGTCCAGGTGCCGAGCTGGGCGAGCCAGCTGATCGATTTGAAGAAGGCCGCGACCTCCAAGGATTACTGCGACGAATTCGCCGGCAAGGCCCGCGAAAACGGCATCGAGATCACCGAACTCTCCACCCATCTGCAGGGCCAGCTCGTCGCCGTCCACCCGGCCTATGACGAAGCCTTCGACGGATTTGCTGCTCCTGAAGTGCGCGGCAATCCCAAGGCCCGCCAGGAATGGGCGGTCGAGCAGGTCAAGATGGCGCTGACGGCATCGAAAAACCTTGGTCTCAAGGCGCATGCGACCTTTTCCGGCGCGCTTGCCTGGCCGTTTATCTATCCCTGGCCGCAGCGTCCTGCCGGTCTGGTCGAGACCGCCTTCGACGAGCTTGCCCGCCGCTGGACGCCGATCCTCAATCATGCCGAGGAAAACGGCATCGACGTCTGCTACGAGATCCATCCCGGCGAAGACCTGCATGACGGCATCACTTTCGAGATGTTCCTGGAGCGGGTGAAGAACCATCCGCGCGCCAACATGCTCTATGATCCCTCGCACTATGTCCTGCAGTGCCTCGATTATCTCGACAATATCGACATCTATAAGGACCGCATCAAGATGTTCCACGTCAAGGATGCGGAGTTCAATCCGACCGGGCGCCAGGGCGTCTATGGCGGCTATCAGGGTTGGGTGGAGCGCGCCGGCCGCTTCCGCTCGCTCGGCGACGGCCAGGTCGATTTCGGTGCGGTCTTCTCGAAGATGACGGCCAATAATTTCGACGGCTGGGCCGTCGTCGAATGGGAGTGCGCGCTGAAGCATCCTGAGGACGGCGCCCGCGAAGGGGCCGAGTTCGTCGCCGCCCATATTATCCGCGTCACTGAAAAAGCCTTCGACGACTTCGCCGGCAGCGGCACCGACCAGGCCGCGAACCGGCGGATGTTGGGGCTTTGA
- a CDS encoding substrate-binding domain-containing protein — MRKLMLGLAVAGVAFAGAAYAQDKNYTIGVSIPAADHGWTSGVVFHAERIAKKLMAEHPGLNVIVKTSPDAATQANAVQDLDTQGIDALVILPSDPDPLVNAIKEVKDKGKFVALVDRAPSNNDNSVRDLYVAGNNPALGEVAGKYIAEKTPEAEVVVIRGLPIPIDQQRQDGFDKGIAGSKVKVLDRQYGNWNRDDAFKVMQDYLTKYPKIDVVWCQDDDMAVGVLQAIEQAKRTDIQYVVAGAGSKDMVKKVMDGDKLIPVDVLYPPAMVGTAMELTAAALYDQVPVHGNYILDATLVTKENAKNYYFPDSPF; from the coding sequence ATGCGCAAGCTCATGTTGGGTCTGGCCGTTGCGGGGGTGGCTTTTGCCGGCGCAGCCTACGCCCAGGACAAGAACTACACCATCGGTGTGTCCATTCCGGCCGCCGATCACGGCTGGACCTCTGGCGTCGTGTTCCATGCCGAGCGTATTGCCAAGAAACTGATGGCCGAACATCCGGGCCTGAACGTCATCGTCAAAACCTCGCCGGATGCTGCGACGCAGGCCAATGCCGTGCAGGACCTCGATACGCAGGGCATCGACGCGCTCGTCATCCTGCCGTCGGATCCGGATCCGCTCGTCAACGCCATCAAGGAGGTCAAGGACAAGGGCAAGTTCGTCGCGCTTGTCGACCGTGCGCCGTCGAACAACGACAACTCCGTTCGCGACCTCTATGTCGCCGGCAACAATCCGGCGCTCGGCGAAGTCGCCGGCAAATATATTGCTGAAAAGACGCCGGAGGCTGAAGTCGTCGTCATCCGCGGCCTGCCGATCCCGATCGACCAGCAGCGTCAGGACGGTTTCGACAAGGGTATTGCCGGCTCCAAGGTCAAGGTTCTTGACCGCCAGTACGGCAACTGGAACCGCGATGACGCCTTCAAGGTCATGCAGGACTATCTGACCAAGTACCCCAAGATCGACGTCGTATGGTGTCAGGACGACGATATGGCCGTCGGCGTTCTGCAGGCGATCGAGCAGGCCAAGCGCACCGACATCCAGTATGTCGTTGCCGGCGCCGGCTCCAAGGACATGGTCAAGAAGGTGATGGATGGCGACAAACTGATTCCGGTCGATGTTCTCTATCCGCCGGCAATGGTCGGCACGGCGATGGAACTGACGGCGGCCGCGCTCTACGACCAGGTCCCGGTTCATGGCAACTACATCCTCGATGCGACGCTCGTCACCAAGGAGAATGCAAAGAACTATTACTTCCCCGATTCGCCGTTCTGA
- a CDS encoding ABC transporter permease, with protein MSVNEETREIRRRSWRDVDLRAVAPFAALALLLIVGALVNPNFIGITNLANVATRCAFIAIIAVGATFVISAGDLDLSVGSMVAFVASLMILLINSGVIADPVLMLTAAVVFTVIAGALCGLANGLITTVGKIEPFIATLGTMGIFRGLTTWLSQGGAITLRSSDIQTLYRPAYFGNILGLPVPIVVILVVTAIAAFILYRTRYGRHVVAVGSNSDVARYSGIAVNRVRTIAFVIQGLCVAIAVLLYVPRLGSTSATTGILWELQAITAVVVGGTALKGGAGRVWGTICGAFILELVGNIMLLSNFISEYLIGAIQGAIIIIAMLVQRSLVRKS; from the coding sequence ATGAGTGTGAACGAGGAGACCAGGGAAATCCGGCGCAGGTCCTGGCGTGACGTCGATCTGCGCGCAGTTGCACCCTTTGCCGCTTTGGCCTTGCTTCTCATTGTCGGCGCACTGGTCAATCCGAATTTCATCGGCATCACCAATCTTGCCAACGTCGCAACACGCTGCGCTTTCATCGCCATTATCGCTGTCGGCGCGACCTTCGTGATCTCGGCCGGAGACCTCGACCTTTCCGTTGGCTCGATGGTGGCCTTTGTCGCCAGCCTGATGATACTGCTGATCAATTCGGGCGTCATTGCCGATCCGGTGCTGATGCTGACAGCGGCTGTGGTCTTCACGGTGATTGCGGGGGCTCTCTGCGGTCTCGCCAATGGTCTCATCACCACCGTCGGCAAAATCGAACCTTTCATCGCGACGCTCGGCACCATGGGCATTTTTCGCGGCCTGACCACCTGGCTGTCGCAAGGTGGCGCGATCACGTTGCGCTCGAGCGACATCCAGACGCTCTACCGGCCGGCCTATTTCGGCAATATCCTCGGTCTTCCGGTTCCGATCGTGGTGATCCTCGTCGTGACCGCGATCGCGGCCTTTATCCTCTACCGCACGCGTTACGGCCGCCATGTCGTGGCTGTCGGCTCGAACAGCGACGTGGCGCGCTATTCCGGCATCGCGGTCAATCGCGTGCGCACCATTGCCTTCGTCATCCAGGGCCTCTGCGTGGCGATCGCCGTGCTGCTCTATGTGCCGCGTCTCGGTTCCACCTCGGCAACCACCGGCATCCTGTGGGAGTTGCAGGCGATTACTGCCGTCGTCGTCGGCGGCACGGCACTCAAGGGTGGCGCCGGCCGTGTCTGGGGCACCATTTGCGGCGCCTTCATTCTCGAACTCGTCGGCAACATCATGCTGCTTTCGAACTTCATCAGCGAGTATCTGATCGGCGCGATCCAGGGGGCGATCATCATCATCGCCATGCTGGTGCAGCGGTCGCTGGTGCGCAAATCATAA